A window of Polypterus senegalus isolate Bchr_013 chromosome 14, ASM1683550v1, whole genome shotgun sequence contains these coding sequences:
- the ncoa5 gene encoding nuclear receptor coactivator 5 isoform X2 gives MAVERRQHKAQSRQSPPRRDPYGGFGDERDVRPRSRSPVRGREPRDAGREPRAGHPREGDPRDPHYNRYRGDSRDKEHRGDARDPAYRDPYAGYGDERDVRPRSRSPVRGREPRDVREPRDGGREPRGGHPRESDPRDAHYDRFRGDSRDKEHRGEARDSTFRDEGYDRYYRVDDYYRRKDEPFFDRYRDPWNGRREPEDDRVRPEERRRDMLYRQYYEELQRRYDSERPVDCSVIVVNKQQKDYAETVGRKVRDLGMVVDLIFLNTEVSLTQALEDVGRARTPFAIIITQQHQVHRSCTVNILFGTPQEHRNMPMQDAMMLVAHNYEIFKAENRDKERDEIARKAAKMADDVLMREHERESHPISVQPIINLLSEGRFLNLEELDRLIDYLRDKRERLMRTSGEPHQVSRPPPSSTSMGVLEPPPPSQNMTNTSHLPSTQNTNPPNPANHQHQQELQAKILSLFNSGSGTSAGVAVVPPTQTQGYGSTLTNPNPVPTQGVPPPTITKMPTAAPQVPTMMGQTMNPRATLRPPAITPGVPPLYNQPAGRMAGPAVGAGGQRPAAIGSGINFDNPSVQKALDTLIQSGPALNHIVNPGNTAGPRPGQNMGQPTGMGHYPRHY, from the exons atGGCAGTGGAGCGAAGACAACATAAAGCTCAGTCCCGACAGAGTCCTCCACGAAG GGACCCATATGGAGGTTTTGGAGATGAGAGGGATGTTAGGCCCCGCTCACGTTCACCTGTTAGAGGCAGAGAGCCTAGAGATGCTGGCCGTGAGCCACGTGCTGGACATCCGCGGGAAGGTGATCCACGTGATCCTCATTATAACAGATACAGAGGTGACAGCAGAGACAAAGAACACAGAGGAGATGCTAGGGACCCTGCCTACAG AGACCCTTATGCAGGGTATGGAGATGAACGGGATGTGCGCCCTCGCTCGCGTTCGCCTGTAAGAGGCAGGGAGCCCAGGGATGTCCGTGAGCCCAGAGATGGTGGCCGTGAACCCAGGGGTGGACACCCTCGGGAAAGTGATCCTCGCGATGCTCATTATGATCGATTTAGGGGTGACAGCAGAGATAAAGAACACAGAGGAGAAGCCAGAGATTCCACATTCAG AGATGAAGGCTATGATCGGTACTACAGAGTAGATGACTATTACCGTAGGAAAGATGAACCCTTTTTTGACCGCTATAGGGATCCTTGGAATGGCAGAAGAGAACCTGAAG ATGATAGAGTGAGACCAGAGGAGCGAAGACGAGACATGCTGTACCGACAGTATTATGAAGAACTGCAGAGGCGCTATGATTCGGAGCGTCCTGTTGACTGTTCTGTTATTGTGGTTAACAAACAGCAAAA GGATTATGCAGAGACCGTAGGTCGAAAAGTAAGAGATTTGGGTATGGTAGTTGATTTGATATTTCTCAACACTGAGGTTTCTTTGACTCAAGCCTTGGAGGATGTTGGCCGGGCACGCACCCCATTTGCAATAATCATCACGCAACAGCATCAGGTCCATCGGTCTTGCACAGTAAATATTTTGTTTGGGACACCTCAGG AACATCGTAACATGCCTATGCAGGATGCCATGATGTTGGTGGCACACAACTatgaaattttcaaagcagagaatCGTGATAAAGAACGTGATGAGATCGCCAGAAAAGCAGCGAAAATGGCCGATGATGTATTGATGCGAGAGCATGAGCGTGAGAGCCATCCCATTTCTGTGCAGCCTATTATAAATTTACTTTCAGAGGGCAG ATTTCTTAATCTGGAGGAGTTGGATCGGCTTATTGATTATCTGAGAGATAAGAGGGAGAGGCTTATGCGGACCAGTGGTGAGCCTCACCAAG tATCTCGTCCTCCTCCTTCATCTACTTCAATGGGAGTATTGGAGCCACCACCTCCATCTCAGAACATGACCAATACTTCTCATCTGCCCTCGACCCAAAACACTAACCCTCCAAACCCTGCCAACCATCAGCATCAGCAGGAACTACAGGCAAAGATATTAAGTCTTTTCAATAGTGGCTCTGGCACTTCTGCTGGGGTAGCTGTGGTTCCACCTACTCAAACCCAAGGCTATGGTTCTACTTTGACCAATCCAAATCCAGTACCTACACAAGGTGTTCCTCCACCTACTATAACAAAAATGCCAACTGCTGCTCCTCAAGTTCCTACTATGATGGGGCAAACCATGAACCCGAGGGCAACACTAAGGCCTCCTGCGATCACTCCAGGTGTTCCTCCTTTATATAATCAGCCTGCAGGGCGAATGGCTGGTCCAGCTGTTGGTGCTGGTGGCCAGAGACCTGCAGCCATAGGATCTGGGATTAATTTTGATAACCCAAGTGTTCAGAAAGCCCTGGACACTTTAATTCAAAGTGGGCCAGCACTAAATCACATTGTCAACCCTGGTAACACTGCTGGACCTAGGCCCGGGCAGAATATGGGACAGCCAACTGGCATGGGCCATTATCCTCGCCATTATTAA
- the ncoa5 gene encoding nuclear receptor coactivator 5 isoform X1, producing the protein MENWASPAGTDINMAVERRQHKAQSRQSPPRRDPYGGFGDERDVRPRSRSPVRGREPRDAGREPRAGHPREGDPRDPHYNRYRGDSRDKEHRGDARDPAYRDPYAGYGDERDVRPRSRSPVRGREPRDVREPRDGGREPRGGHPRESDPRDAHYDRFRGDSRDKEHRGEARDSTFRDEGYDRYYRVDDYYRRKDEPFFDRYRDPWNGRREPEDDRVRPEERRRDMLYRQYYEELQRRYDSERPVDCSVIVVNKQQKDYAETVGRKVRDLGMVVDLIFLNTEVSLTQALEDVGRARTPFAIIITQQHQVHRSCTVNILFGTPQEHRNMPMQDAMMLVAHNYEIFKAENRDKERDEIARKAAKMADDVLMREHERESHPISVQPIINLLSEGRFLNLEELDRLIDYLRDKRERLMRTSGEPHQVSRPPPSSTSMGVLEPPPPSQNMTNTSHLPSTQNTNPPNPANHQHQQELQAKILSLFNSGSGTSAGVAVVPPTQTQGYGSTLTNPNPVPTQGVPPPTITKMPTAAPQVPTMMGQTMNPRATLRPPAITPGVPPLYNQPAGRMAGPAVGAGGQRPAAIGSGINFDNPSVQKALDTLIQSGPALNHIVNPGNTAGPRPGQNMGQPTGMGHYPRHY; encoded by the exons ATGGAAAACTGGGCTTCTCCTGCTGGCACAG atattaatatGGCAGTGGAGCGAAGACAACATAAAGCTCAGTCCCGACAGAGTCCTCCACGAAG GGACCCATATGGAGGTTTTGGAGATGAGAGGGATGTTAGGCCCCGCTCACGTTCACCTGTTAGAGGCAGAGAGCCTAGAGATGCTGGCCGTGAGCCACGTGCTGGACATCCGCGGGAAGGTGATCCACGTGATCCTCATTATAACAGATACAGAGGTGACAGCAGAGACAAAGAACACAGAGGAGATGCTAGGGACCCTGCCTACAG AGACCCTTATGCAGGGTATGGAGATGAACGGGATGTGCGCCCTCGCTCGCGTTCGCCTGTAAGAGGCAGGGAGCCCAGGGATGTCCGTGAGCCCAGAGATGGTGGCCGTGAACCCAGGGGTGGACACCCTCGGGAAAGTGATCCTCGCGATGCTCATTATGATCGATTTAGGGGTGACAGCAGAGATAAAGAACACAGAGGAGAAGCCAGAGATTCCACATTCAG AGATGAAGGCTATGATCGGTACTACAGAGTAGATGACTATTACCGTAGGAAAGATGAACCCTTTTTTGACCGCTATAGGGATCCTTGGAATGGCAGAAGAGAACCTGAAG ATGATAGAGTGAGACCAGAGGAGCGAAGACGAGACATGCTGTACCGACAGTATTATGAAGAACTGCAGAGGCGCTATGATTCGGAGCGTCCTGTTGACTGTTCTGTTATTGTGGTTAACAAACAGCAAAA GGATTATGCAGAGACCGTAGGTCGAAAAGTAAGAGATTTGGGTATGGTAGTTGATTTGATATTTCTCAACACTGAGGTTTCTTTGACTCAAGCCTTGGAGGATGTTGGCCGGGCACGCACCCCATTTGCAATAATCATCACGCAACAGCATCAGGTCCATCGGTCTTGCACAGTAAATATTTTGTTTGGGACACCTCAGG AACATCGTAACATGCCTATGCAGGATGCCATGATGTTGGTGGCACACAACTatgaaattttcaaagcagagaatCGTGATAAAGAACGTGATGAGATCGCCAGAAAAGCAGCGAAAATGGCCGATGATGTATTGATGCGAGAGCATGAGCGTGAGAGCCATCCCATTTCTGTGCAGCCTATTATAAATTTACTTTCAGAGGGCAG ATTTCTTAATCTGGAGGAGTTGGATCGGCTTATTGATTATCTGAGAGATAAGAGGGAGAGGCTTATGCGGACCAGTGGTGAGCCTCACCAAG tATCTCGTCCTCCTCCTTCATCTACTTCAATGGGAGTATTGGAGCCACCACCTCCATCTCAGAACATGACCAATACTTCTCATCTGCCCTCGACCCAAAACACTAACCCTCCAAACCCTGCCAACCATCAGCATCAGCAGGAACTACAGGCAAAGATATTAAGTCTTTTCAATAGTGGCTCTGGCACTTCTGCTGGGGTAGCTGTGGTTCCACCTACTCAAACCCAAGGCTATGGTTCTACTTTGACCAATCCAAATCCAGTACCTACACAAGGTGTTCCTCCACCTACTATAACAAAAATGCCAACTGCTGCTCCTCAAGTTCCTACTATGATGGGGCAAACCATGAACCCGAGGGCAACACTAAGGCCTCCTGCGATCACTCCAGGTGTTCCTCCTTTATATAATCAGCCTGCAGGGCGAATGGCTGGTCCAGCTGTTGGTGCTGGTGGCCAGAGACCTGCAGCCATAGGATCTGGGATTAATTTTGATAACCCAAGTGTTCAGAAAGCCCTGGACACTTTAATTCAAAGTGGGCCAGCACTAAATCACATTGTCAACCCTGGTAACACTGCTGGACCTAGGCCCGGGCAGAATATGGGACAGCCAACTGGCATGGGCCATTATCCTCGCCATTATTAA